Proteins from one Oscillatoria nigro-viridis PCC 7112 genomic window:
- a CDS encoding spermidine synthase: MIDDRQNWQRMNLAALQQRLAWLQQQPDKVIFCKESGVHYVAVTKERSYIKLSLVEKVNQHTDLLQSVFDFNNPLHLVSEYTQAMMLGLVWQNQPQKIYIAGFGGGRIPLVLHHYLPETVIECADVDPIAIEAATQCFGVRLDDRLTVTIQDGREYLEQQKPDNQYDIIMTDVFFGNGYFPHRLATKEFYQLCEKRLSSEGVVLVNLLQRDEFYAEKIKTFQSVFSQVCVCPWKDINSVLIGTNSAILEKDEIVARAKYLQDGHQFSFPLTDRSREVKLGTELAEAVANLDKAQILHDDSPPAGYFDCWLF; encoded by the coding sequence ATGATTGACGATCGCCAAAATTGGCAACGTATGAATTTAGCTGCCCTTCAACAGCGGCTGGCTTGGCTGCAGCAACAGCCAGACAAAGTTATTTTTTGCAAAGAGTCTGGTGTTCACTATGTTGCAGTCACAAAAGAGCGATCGTACATTAAGCTATCTTTAGTAGAAAAAGTAAATCAGCACACAGATTTACTGCAATCTGTTTTCGATTTCAACAATCCTTTACATCTAGTGTCTGAATATACTCAGGCGATGATGTTGGGTTTAGTCTGGCAAAACCAACCTCAAAAAATCTACATAGCTGGATTTGGCGGCGGCAGAATTCCCTTAGTTTTGCACCACTATTTGCCGGAAACTGTTATAGAATGTGCGGATGTCGATCCGATCGCGATCGAAGCAGCTACACAGTGTTTTGGGGTAAGATTGGACGATCGGCTGACTGTAACAATTCAAGACGGCAGAGAGTATCTGGAACAGCAAAAACCAGATAATCAGTACGATATCATCATGACCGACGTATTTTTTGGCAACGGCTACTTTCCGCACAGGCTGGCCACCAAAGAATTTTATCAACTCTGCGAAAAACGCTTGTCAAGTGAGGGAGTTGTGCTGGTAAATCTGCTGCAAAGAGATGAGTTTTATGCGGAAAAAATCAAGACTTTTCAAAGCGTGTTTTCTCAGGTGTGCGTGTGTCCGTGGAAGGACATTAACAGCGTTTTGATTGGTACTAACAGCGCTATTTTAGAGAAAGACGAGATTGTTGCTAGGGCAAAATATTTGCAAGATGGCCATCAATTTTCATTTCCATTAACAGACAGATCGCGGGAAGTAAAATTAGGTACAGAATTGGCAGAAGCTGTAGCTAATTTAGACAAAGCTCAAATTTTGCATGACGATTCGCCTCCCGCTGGTTATTTTGATTGCTGGTTATTCTGA
- the ccmS gene encoding beta-carboxysome assembly chaperone CcmS: MFLFDSPESKPNENSWSRKLDKFVKANQHELAALAWGLFLERGEESEEILAIDIAETARFVYCKKEAVEELNRQVKSHIQEVVGVLNAHKPETEVAILAIGEGQIKLILFEPKPEPPVCFEEAATDVDTLLARLEQQMVECMK; this comes from the coding sequence ATGTTTCTATTTGATAGCCCTGAGTCCAAACCCAACGAAAATAGCTGGAGTCGCAAATTAGATAAATTCGTGAAAGCTAATCAACATGAATTGGCTGCTTTGGCTTGGGGACTATTTCTGGAAAGGGGAGAAGAAAGCGAGGAGATTTTGGCAATTGATATTGCAGAAACTGCGCGTTTTGTGTATTGTAAGAAAGAGGCGGTTGAGGAGTTGAACCGTCAAGTAAAAAGTCACATTCAGGAAGTTGTAGGTGTGTTGAATGCTCACAAACCTGAGACAGAAGTGGCGATTTTGGCGATCGGCGAAGGTCAAATCAAGTTAATTTTGTTTGAACCTAAGCCTGAACCTCCCGTTTGTTTTGAGGAAGCTGCAACAGATGTTGATACATTGTTGGCGAGGCTGGAACAGCAGATGGTTGAATGTATGAAATAG
- a CDS encoding FecCD family ABC transporter permease, whose amino-acid sequence MNLPKIWLKYRVFQAVIFLGLGLLLTIALSLSFGAVPMSADQLWQAFLHRGDAVNQTIFWELRLPRVAAALTVGAALGMSGALLQGLLRNGLADPFVLGISAGAGLVAITMLTLGIFQTWVPLAAWIGAILTSMLVYFLGKTKTGISVERLVLAGVAVSSLFGAIQTTLLLLAEDSRLQAALNWLIGSLNGRGWSDLQVAAPYILAALLLGCFLGRSINLLALGDDLAVGLGVSLVRSRLLIGGVATLLAASAVSIGGLIGFVGLVVPHGVRLLVGNDYRFVLPLSAIGGAWVLTFADFLARLGAVELPVGTVTALLGSPLFVWLLYRRSSY is encoded by the coding sequence GTGAATCTCCCAAAAATCTGGCTAAAATATCGAGTTTTTCAGGCAGTTATATTCTTAGGATTGGGTTTGCTATTAACCATCGCCCTTTCACTTTCTTTTGGTGCGGTGCCGATGAGTGCCGATCAATTGTGGCAAGCATTTCTGCACCGAGGTGATGCTGTCAATCAGACTATTTTCTGGGAATTGCGTTTGCCCAGAGTTGCGGCAGCGCTGACGGTTGGTGCGGCTTTGGGAATGTCGGGGGCTTTGCTGCAAGGTTTGCTCCGCAACGGTTTAGCCGATCCTTTTGTATTAGGAATTTCGGCGGGTGCGGGGTTGGTTGCGATTACAATGCTGACTTTGGGAATATTTCAAACTTGGGTGCCTTTGGCGGCTTGGATAGGTGCTATTTTAACTTCGATGCTGGTCTACTTTTTGGGAAAAACTAAAACGGGAATTTCCGTGGAACGTTTGGTTTTAGCTGGTGTGGCTGTGAGTTCTCTGTTTGGGGCAATACAAACTACACTGCTGCTGTTAGCTGAAGACAGCCGCTTGCAAGCGGCTTTGAATTGGTTGATCGGCAGTTTGAACGGTCGCGGTTGGTCGGATTTGCAGGTGGCTGCACCTTATATTTTGGCTGCTTTGCTGTTAGGATGTTTTTTGGGTCGATCGATAAATTTGCTGGCTTTGGGTGACGATTTAGCTGTTGGTTTGGGGGTTTCGCTGGTACGATCGCGCTTATTGATTGGTGGTGTTGCTACTTTGCTAGCTGCGAGTGCTGTCAGCATCGGCGGATTGATTGGTTTTGTGGGATTGGTTGTGCCTCACGGGGTGCGTTTGTTGGTTGGTAACGATTATCGGTTTGTATTGCCGCTGAGTGCGATCGGCGGTGCTTGGGTGTTGACTTTTGCTGATTTTTTGGCTCGTTTGGGTGCCGTAGAATTGCCTGTGGGTACGGTTACGGCTTTGTTGGGTTCTCCCCTGTTTGTCTGGCTGCTTTATCGGCGTTCTAGTTATTAG
- a CDS encoding ABC transporter substrate-binding protein, which yields MYKTLFYRTAILLLSLAFAACSAATSPQIQQSTPAGSPVNQPQTTNSESVQKVVALTPLTADIIHQLDPTKLVGIPGSKLVSSNPKFTGITAVTGERTPPNLEKIIALKPNLVVGASGFHDQTMQKLQQLGIKTLLTQVDSWKSLEELTTNLAKSLNTNPEPLLKRYQTFLADIPNQSPATLVLVSRQPILSPNQSSWAGDLLGKFNVKNVAAQLQGDSPVRGYVTLSAEKVLEANPEVIIIVDRGEGILDQFKSDSFWNQLTATKNNRVYVFDYYGLVNPGSIEKIEEATAQLKQVLAKK from the coding sequence ATGTACAAAACTTTGTTTTATCGTACCGCTATCCTGCTGCTGAGTTTAGCATTTGCCGCTTGCTCCGCCGCCACTTCACCCCAAATTCAGCAATCAACTCCTGCTGGTTCGCCAGTTAATCAACCACAAACAACTAACAGCGAATCAGTACAAAAAGTTGTAGCTTTAACACCTTTAACAGCCGATATTATCCATCAACTCGACCCAACCAAACTTGTAGGAATTCCCGGCAGCAAATTAGTCAGCAGCAACCCCAAGTTTACAGGAATTACCGCAGTCACTGGCGAACGAACCCCTCCCAATTTGGAAAAAATCATTGCATTGAAACCGAATTTAGTGGTAGGTGCGTCGGGATTTCACGACCAAACAATGCAAAAATTGCAACAGCTAGGAATTAAAACTTTACTCACTCAAGTTGATAGCTGGAAATCTTTAGAAGAGTTAACAACAAATTTAGCTAAATCCCTCAATACAAATCCCGAACCTCTATTAAAACGCTACCAAACATTTTTAGCAGACATCCCGAATCAAAGCCCCGCCACTTTAGTTTTGGTAAGCAGACAACCGATTTTATCGCCCAATCAAAGCAGTTGGGCTGGAGATTTGCTGGGTAAGTTTAACGTAAAAAATGTCGCAGCCCAATTGCAAGGAGATAGCCCCGTGCGAGGCTACGTAACGCTTTCAGCGGAAAAGGTTTTAGAGGCTAATCCCGAAGTAATCATTATAGTCGATCGGGGAGAAGGAATTTTAGACCAATTTAAATCTGATTCATTTTGGAATCAACTAACAGCCACAAAAAATAATCGAGTTTACGTTTTTGACTACTACGGATTGGTCAACCCAGGCAGTATCGAAAAAATTGAGGAAGCAACTGCTCAACTTAAACAAGTTCTCGCTAAAAAGTAG
- a CDS encoding response regulator has translation MSTVLVVEDSRSQRECISHQLRCSGLNVIQASDGVEALDKIEKNCPDLVLLDVIMPRMDGYGVCRLIKANPETRNIPIVFLTGKGQQLSLFSRAIDRAEAYVSKPWQPRELLATIKKVLLNANIKFDRASADAWTEYGILNLSTVELYQSHADAWTKYSAQIIKLYDASLAAFQQALAIEPSHSNANQYRNRVQTIREILIKKLEQTKPCKVCDYYYGKDGITCAVHPAGRPQELCRDWELN, from the coding sequence ATGAGTACAGTTTTGGTGGTGGAGGATTCCCGCAGCCAGCGGGAGTGCATTTCACATCAGTTGAGATGCAGCGGATTAAATGTAATTCAGGCATCTGACGGTGTGGAAGCGCTGGATAAAATTGAGAAAAATTGCCCCGATTTAGTATTATTAGATGTCATAATGCCCCGTATGGACGGCTACGGCGTTTGCCGTTTAATTAAAGCTAATCCCGAAACTCGGAATATACCGATCGTATTTTTAACAGGGAAGGGACAGCAGTTAAGTTTATTTTCGAGGGCGATCGATCGCGCCGAGGCTTATGTTAGCAAACCTTGGCAGCCGAGGGAACTTTTGGCAACGATCAAAAAAGTTTTGCTCAATGCCAATATTAAGTTCGATCGAGCTTCAGCCGACGCTTGGACAGAATACGGAATTTTAAACTTAAGTACAGTCGAACTGTATCAAAGCCACGCCGATGCTTGGACAAAATACAGCGCCCAAATTATTAAATTGTACGATGCCAGCTTAGCAGCTTTCCAGCAAGCTTTGGCAATCGAACCGAGTCACTCGAATGCAAACCAGTATCGCAACCGAGTCCAGACAATCCGGGAAATTTTGATAAAAAAATTAGAGCAAACTAAACCTTGCAAAGTCTGCGATTATTATTACGGTAAGGATGGCATCACTTGTGCGGTGCATCCTGCGGGTCGCCCTCAAGAACTGTGTCGCGATTGGGAATTAAATTAA
- a CDS encoding ABC transporter ATP-binding protein, with protein MSLEIQNLTGGYGEVAIAHNITLSLQPGEWLSLIGANGSGKSTFLKLVSRILTPQQGSVLLDGKAIHTQPAAVVAQKLAILPQQQTVPEGLTVRQLVSLGRSPHQGWWQWELSKEDAEKVEVAIGQTGIEEFRDRPVEQLSGGERQRAFLALALAQNPQVLLLDEPTTYLDICYQLQLLELLNQLNQEHNLTIITVLHEINLAARYSSRIAMLNKGELFCVGTPAQVLNPDNLAQIFGVEAIILETSVGLQICAIAPVSQI; from the coding sequence ATGTCTTTAGAAATTCAAAATTTAACTGGTGGTTACGGCGAAGTTGCGATCGCCCACAACATCACTTTATCTTTACAACCTGGTGAGTGGTTGAGTCTCATCGGTGCTAACGGTTCTGGTAAGTCTACTTTCTTGAAATTAGTTAGCCGCATCCTCACTCCGCAGCAAGGAAGTGTGTTGCTTGATGGCAAAGCAATTCATACTCAACCTGCTGCTGTTGTCGCTCAAAAATTAGCGATTTTGCCGCAGCAGCAAACAGTGCCAGAAGGTTTGACGGTAAGGCAATTAGTTAGTTTGGGGCGTTCTCCTCATCAGGGTTGGTGGCAGTGGGAATTGAGCAAGGAAGATGCGGAAAAGGTGGAGGTTGCGATCGGTCAAACTGGGATTGAGGAATTTCGCGATCGCCCCGTCGAACAACTCTCAGGAGGCGAACGCCAGCGCGCTTTCCTCGCCTTAGCTTTGGCTCAAAATCCGCAAGTTTTGCTATTAGATGAACCTACTACTTATTTAGATATTTGCTATCAGTTGCAATTGTTAGAGTTGCTTAATCAACTCAATCAAGAACACAACTTGACGATTATTACAGTGCTGCACGAAATTAATTTAGCTGCTAGGTACAGTTCGCGAATTGCTATGTTAAATAAAGGGGAACTTTTTTGTGTAGGAACTCCCGCACAAGTTTTAAATCCTGATAATTTAGCTCAGATTTTTGGAGTAGAAGCTATTATTTTAGAAACTTCTGTAGGCTTGCAGATTTGTGCGATCGCCCCTGTCTCCCAAATTTAG
- a CDS encoding adenylate/guanylate cyclase domain-containing protein codes for MKTNNRAYLEKLLQERNEHPERMAEIDEKINATFRKEYAILVMDMSGFSRTTVRYGIIHFLAMIHRMHGVVKPIISECSGTVVKEEADNIFAVFPDVKSAVEAAIDSLKQTAAVNTTLPPEMDIHLCIGIGCGDVLMLEGEDMYGSEFNLASKLGEDLAERGEILLTSAAFENLEGDKQDWQRVDFSISGLELVAYKRILSA; via the coding sequence ATGAAAACAAATAACCGCGCCTACTTGGAAAAGTTGCTGCAAGAAAGAAACGAACATCCCGAAAGAATGGCTGAAATTGATGAAAAAATTAATGCCACTTTCCGCAAAGAGTACGCAATTTTAGTAATGGATATGTCGGGATTTTCGCGCACGACAGTCCGCTACGGAATCATTCATTTTTTGGCAATGATTCATCGGATGCACGGAGTTGTCAAACCGATAATTTCAGAATGCAGCGGTACTGTAGTTAAGGAGGAAGCCGATAATATTTTTGCAGTTTTTCCCGATGTAAAATCAGCGGTGGAAGCTGCGATCGACTCTTTGAAACAAACGGCGGCTGTCAACACGACACTGCCGCCGGAAATGGACATTCACCTCTGCATTGGTATTGGTTGCGGCGATGTTTTGATGCTGGAAGGAGAGGATATGTACGGATCGGAATTTAATCTAGCATCCAAGCTGGGAGAGGATTTGGCGGAACGGGGAGAGATTTTGCTCACCTCAGCAGCCTTTGAAAATTTGGAAGGTGACAAGCAAGATTGGCAAAGAGTGGATTTTTCGATTTCTGGTTTGGAGTTGGTGGCATATAAACGGATACTGTCTGCTTAA